The following proteins are co-located in the Campylobacter concisus genome:
- a CDS encoding heavy-metal-associated domain-containing protein, with translation MKTFEVNNVHCQNCANTIKNALEDDFGEIKVDLSKEPRQVSLDIKDGDVEKFKSEMADLGFDVIKEL, from the coding sequence ACGTGCATTGCCAAAACTGCGCAAATACTATAAAAAACGCACTTGAAGATGACTTTGGCGAGATAAAAGTCGATCTTAGCAAAGAGCCAAGACAAGTTAGTCTTGATATAAAAGATGGCGATGTAGAGAAATTTAAATCAGAAATGGCTGATCTGGGATTTGACGTTATAAAAGAGCTTTGA